One Thermincola ferriacetica DNA window includes the following coding sequences:
- the accC gene encoding acetyl-CoA carboxylase biotin carboxylase subunit, translating to MFKKVLIANRGEIAVRIIRACKEMDIRTVAVYSEADRDSLHVRLADEAFCIGPAPSGKSYLNKANIIAAAEVSGADAIHPGYGFLAENAEFAEICESCGIKFIGPSISALENMGAKAVARETMIKAGVPVVPGTEGVITDKEEAVRIAQEIGYPVIIKASAGGGGKGMRIAQSKNDLIKAIQTAQAEAEAAFGNAEVYIEKYVEEPRHIEFQILADNYGNTVYLGERDCSIQRRNQKLLEEAPSSALTPELRKKMGETAVRAAKAVNYSNAGTVEFLLDKDNNFYFIEMNTRIQVEHPVTELVTGIDLIKEQIRIAAGEELGYTQDDVKINGWAIECRINAEDPAKNFMPSPGKVIKYVPPGGMGVRVDSAVYEGYTIPPFYDSMVAKLIVWGRNREEAIQRMRRSLQEFEIEGVKTTIPFHLVVVDNAFFQRGDFYTNFIQRRVLQED from the coding sequence ATGTTTAAAAAAGTTCTGATTGCCAATAGGGGAGAAATCGCCGTTCGGATTATCAGGGCATGCAAAGAAATGGACATCAGGACTGTTGCTGTATATTCGGAAGCAGACCGGGATTCTTTACATGTCCGTTTGGCAGACGAAGCTTTTTGTATAGGTCCTGCTCCCTCAGGTAAGAGTTATCTGAACAAAGCTAATATCATAGCGGCGGCAGAAGTATCCGGAGCCGATGCCATCCATCCCGGCTACGGGTTTTTGGCTGAGAACGCCGAATTTGCGGAAATATGCGAAAGCTGCGGTATAAAGTTTATCGGGCCGTCTATTTCCGCTTTGGAAAATATGGGCGCAAAAGCAGTAGCGCGGGAAACCATGATCAAGGCCGGGGTACCTGTTGTTCCCGGTACTGAAGGAGTTATTACTGATAAAGAAGAAGCGGTCAGAATTGCCCAGGAAATCGGTTACCCGGTTATTATTAAAGCTTCAGCAGGCGGTGGCGGCAAAGGCATGCGCATTGCCCAGAGCAAAAATGACCTGATCAAAGCCATTCAAACGGCCCAGGCAGAAGCCGAGGCAGCTTTCGGCAATGCTGAAGTTTACATCGAGAAATATGTGGAAGAACCGAGACATATTGAGTTTCAGATTCTGGCTGACAATTACGGCAATACAGTTTACCTGGGTGAGCGTGACTGCTCTATCCAGAGAAGAAACCAGAAATTGCTGGAAGAAGCTCCTTCTTCGGCCCTGACCCCTGAACTGAGGAAAAAAATGGGTGAAACGGCTGTGCGCGCGGCAAAAGCAGTAAATTACAGCAATGCCGGTACTGTGGAGTTTCTCCTGGATAAAGATAATAATTTTTATTTTATTGAAATGAATACCCGGATTCAGGTAGAACACCCTGTCACTGAATTGGTCACAGGAATTGACCTGATTAAAGAACAGATCAGGATTGCTGCCGGTGAAGAATTGGGCTATACGCAGGATGATGTTAAAATCAACGGGTGGGCTATCGAATGCCGGATAAATGCCGAAGACCCGGCCAAAAATTTTATGCCTTCGCCCGGGAAGGTGATAAAGTACGTCCCGCCGGGTGGCATGGGAGTACGGGTAGACAGCGCCGTATACGAAGGCTATACCATTCCGCCTTTCTACGATTCGATGGTAGCTAAGCTAATTGTGTGGGGACGCAACAGGGAAGAGGCTATTCAGAGAATGCGCCGGTCCCTGCAGGAATTTGAAATAGAAGGGGTAAAAACCACGATTCCTTTCCATTTGGTGGTTGTGGATAATGCTTTCTTCCAGAGGGGGGACTTTTATACCAATTTTATTCAGCGCCGCGTCTTGCAGGAAGATTAG
- a CDS encoding Asp23/Gls24 family envelope stress response protein produces MEKKELIERHETELGVIRIADEVVAIIAGLAATEIPGVAGMSGGLAGGIAEMLGRKNLSRGVKVEVGEKETAIDMFVIVEFGVRIPDVAHQIQENVKRAIESMTGLNVVEVNINIQGVVFPTPEPKEEEHRVK; encoded by the coding sequence ATGGAAAAGAAAGAGCTCATTGAAAGGCACGAAACAGAACTGGGTGTAATCCGCATTGCGGATGAAGTAGTAGCGATTATTGCCGGCCTGGCTGCGACGGAAATTCCAGGGGTAGCGGGCATGAGTGGAGGCTTAGCCGGTGGAATTGCTGAGATGTTGGGACGGAAAAATCTGTCCAGGGGCGTTAAAGTAGAAGTAGGTGAAAAAGAAACGGCTATCGACATGTTTGTAATTGTGGAATTTGGTGTGCGAATTCCCGATGTTGCTCATCAAATACAGGAAAACGTCAAACGGGCCATTGAAAGCATGACCGGACTGAATGTCGTGGAAGTAAACATAAATATCCAGGGAGTGGTTTTTCCCACACCTGAACCCAAGGAAGAAGAACATAGAGTAAAGTAG
- the amaP gene encoding alkaline shock response membrane anchor protein AmaP has protein sequence MNFFDRLLLGLYSLSMVILFVVVGLVAAGWTTPLDLLEFALFKQDQRIAVGLVAIVFILISLKFLINSFGTKNEVMHALIKESAMGQVRITVQALENIVKKSVLQVRGIREVQPRIISRPEGIGVFIHVIVAPDLAIPQVSDEIQEKVKENLERIAGVNVHAVKVLVENIATDMKVRDRVN, from the coding sequence GTGAATTTTTTTGACCGTTTGTTATTGGGATTGTACAGTCTAAGCATGGTTATCCTGTTTGTAGTGGTCGGCTTAGTGGCTGCTGGATGGACAACTCCTCTCGACCTTTTGGAATTTGCCCTCTTTAAGCAGGACCAAAGAATTGCGGTAGGACTGGTCGCTATAGTATTTATTCTTATCAGTTTAAAGTTTTTGATTAACAGTTTTGGCACAAAAAATGAGGTAATGCATGCCCTGATCAAAGAATCGGCTATGGGACAGGTACGTATTACGGTGCAGGCCCTGGAAAACATTGTCAAAAAATCCGTGCTGCAGGTGCGGGGTATCCGAGAAGTTCAGCCCAGGATTATTTCCCGCCCGGAGGGGATAGGGGTATTTATTCATGTTATTGTTGCGCCTGATTTGGCTATTCCACAGGTATCCGATGAAATTCAGGAAAAAGTCAAAGAGAACCTTGAACGTATTGCCGGGGTTAATGTACATGCCGTTAAGGTATTGGTGGAAAATATTGCTACTGACATGAAGGTCAGGGATAGGGTCAATTAG
- a CDS encoding DUF2273 domain-containing protein: MRDRSWQDFLGMHLGKILGVALGLLLGWMVIEYGLLKTLFVIILIVLGYFIGKKVDEDEDILMAVRRFFRGY; encoded by the coding sequence ATGCGAGACAGGTCTTGGCAGGATTTTCTGGGAATGCATTTAGGAAAAATACTGGGTGTAGCCCTGGGCCTTCTATTAGGCTGGATGGTTATTGAATACGGCTTGTTGAAAACCTTGTTTGTTATAATATTAATTGTACTGGGTTATTTTATCGGCAAAAAGGTCGATGAAGACGAGGATATATTGATGGCTGTCAGAAGGTTTTTCAGAGGTTATTAG
- the nusB gene encoding transcription antitermination factor NusB — MSRRKAREAALQVLFQIEMAGVEEGKAYEYIFSEFNIGENAQKFCRELVQGTLRNRAYIDDIIREVSNEWDLYRMANVDRNIIRMALYEMLFREDVPKNVAINEAIELGKDFSTADSGKFINGILGYVAKNMEQFKRTEPGV, encoded by the coding sequence ATGAGCAGGAGAAAAGCCAGGGAAGCGGCCTTACAGGTTCTCTTCCAGATAGAAATGGCCGGAGTGGAAGAAGGAAAGGCTTATGAATACATTTTTTCGGAATTCAACATAGGTGAAAATGCCCAAAAGTTCTGCCGGGAACTGGTCCAGGGCACGTTAAGAAACCGCGCGTATATTGATGACATCATCAGAGAAGTTTCTAATGAATGGGATTTGTACCGAATGGCTAATGTGGACAGGAATATTATTCGCATGGCCCTTTATGAAATGCTTTTTCGGGAAGATGTGCCGAAGAATGTGGCCATAAACGAGGCCATTGAGCTGGGTAAGGATTTTAGCACGGCTGATTCAGGCAAGTTTATAAACGGCATTTTGGGCTATGTGGCCAAAAATATGGAGCAGTTCAAAAGGACCGAACCAGGAGTGTAG
- a CDS encoding tRNA (adenosine(37)-N6)-threonylcarbamoyltransferase complex transferase subunit TsaD, translating to MGLVLGIDTSCYTTSLAMLDTGGGLVADQRKLLDVPAGARGLQQSNAVFQHIQNIKNLFDNLWEIPGRRKLILGVAASVRPRPVEGSYMPVFTVAESYGRTIAGLLGVPFIPTSHQEGHIMAGLWSIGIFPAREFLAVHLSGGTTEVLRVTQQGESADMMFDIRLLGGTKDLNAGQFIDRIGVALGLPFPAGPELEKLARRAAGAIPIPSSVHGLEISFSGPETMAQRLISSGADATEVARGVEQCIANSLEKVLRRAIEQTGVIDILLVGGVTANYYIRSRLRERLEHRAVGARLFFAEPSMSSDNAVGVAAIGLRKLKASPGGENGSYPTRIKDKIT from the coding sequence ATGGGGTTGGTTTTGGGCATTGATACAAGTTGTTACACCACTTCTCTTGCTATGTTGGACACAGGCGGAGGATTGGTGGCGGACCAGAGGAAGTTGCTTGATGTTCCTGCCGGTGCGCGGGGTCTGCAGCAGAGCAACGCCGTATTTCAGCATATTCAGAACATCAAAAACCTCTTTGATAATCTTTGGGAAATACCAGGCAGAAGAAAGCTGATACTAGGGGTTGCGGCCAGCGTCAGGCCACGCCCGGTGGAAGGCTCTTATATGCCCGTATTTACTGTGGCGGAAAGTTACGGCCGGACTATAGCCGGGTTGCTGGGCGTGCCTTTTATCCCTACCAGCCACCAGGAAGGGCATATTATGGCGGGGTTGTGGTCGATAGGCATATTTCCGGCCAGGGAATTTTTAGCGGTACATTTATCAGGAGGAACTACGGAAGTCCTGCGGGTCACCCAACAAGGGGAATCAGCGGATATGATGTTTGACATCCGCCTGCTCGGGGGAACAAAAGATTTAAATGCCGGCCAGTTCATTGACCGGATAGGGGTGGCTTTGGGTTTACCTTTCCCGGCGGGCCCAGAACTGGAAAAATTGGCCCGTAGGGCTGCCGGCGCCATACCTATTCCCTCATCGGTACACGGATTGGAAATAAGTTTCTCCGGTCCGGAGACAATGGCGCAGCGCTTAATCAGCAGCGGGGCAGATGCAACTGAAGTTGCCCGCGGTGTAGAACAGTGTATAGCAAATTCCCTGGAAAAGGTCCTGCGCAGGGCTATAGAACAGACAGGTGTGATAGACATTCTCCTGGTAGGCGGAGTGACCGCCAATTACTATATCAGATCCCGGTTGCGGGAGCGCTTGGAGCACCGGGCAGTAGGAGCCAGGCTTTTCTTTGCCGAACCGTCCATGAGTTCCGATAATGCCGTTGGCGTGGCGGCAATTGGGTTGCGTAAGCTAAAAGCAAGCCCCGGTGGGGAAAATGGGTCCTACCCGACCCGGATTAAAGATAAAATTACATAA
- a CDS encoding cation diffusion facilitator family transporter, with protein sequence MAQADFADAQKEKKAVALSSVLASLFLTGGKLIIGLLTGSLGILSEAAHSALDFGAAAITYFAVSISDKPADKEHHYGHGKVENFSALVEALLLMVTCLWIVKEAINRLMMPELRLEVTAWGFGVLVVSIIIDFSRSRALKKAAKKHKSQALEADALHFSSDILSSLVVIVGLVFAKFGYEKADPIAALVVAVLVIIASLRLAKETVDGLLDRAPEGIRQRIESDVTGVPGVLGLHKIRVRRVGPKIFGDLHVLVDGNKTIKEGHQLADRVEDVLAKYASDVVIHIEPVEEVMKEDIITEEDLKKILEKAMERLGGKFVNYHELSLRYDYIAGPVGGVHLVLPQGLPLNEAHHIAHSIEEEIMANYPGTKFNVKIEPCAGTCTECALFCDD encoded by the coding sequence TTGGCGCAGGCTGATTTTGCGGATGCTCAAAAAGAAAAAAAGGCGGTAGCTTTAAGCTCGGTCCTGGCATCCCTGTTTCTGACGGGTGGAAAACTCATTATAGGTTTGCTGACGGGCAGTCTGGGTATTCTGTCTGAAGCTGCCCATTCAGCCCTGGATTTTGGCGCTGCAGCCATAACTTACTTTGCAGTCAGTATTTCCGATAAACCGGCGGATAAAGAACACCATTACGGTCACGGTAAGGTTGAAAATTTTTCTGCTCTTGTAGAAGCCCTATTACTAATGGTAACATGTCTGTGGATTGTTAAAGAAGCCATAAACAGGCTAATGATGCCGGAACTCCGGTTGGAGGTAACGGCATGGGGTTTTGGAGTTCTGGTTGTGTCAATTATTATAGATTTCTCCAGGTCCCGGGCGCTGAAAAAGGCAGCTAAAAAGCACAAAAGCCAGGCTCTGGAAGCCGATGCCCTGCATTTTTCCAGCGACATCCTGAGTTCTCTGGTAGTAATTGTGGGTTTGGTATTTGCCAAGTTTGGCTATGAGAAGGCTGACCCCATTGCAGCATTGGTGGTTGCGGTTCTGGTTATTATTGCCAGTTTGCGTTTGGCCAAGGAAACCGTTGATGGCCTGCTGGACCGGGCTCCGGAAGGGATAAGGCAGCGGATTGAATCGGATGTAACGGGTGTACCCGGAGTTTTGGGTTTACATAAGATACGGGTACGCCGGGTGGGCCCTAAAATATTCGGGGATTTGCACGTATTGGTTGACGGGAATAAGACTATCAAAGAAGGGCACCAGTTAGCCGACCGGGTTGAGGATGTACTGGCCAAGTATGCTTCCGATGTGGTAATCCATATTGAACCTGTCGAAGAGGTGATGAAGGAAGATATCATCACAGAGGAAGATTTAAAAAAGATACTGGAGAAAGCGATGGAAAGGCTGGGCGGTAAGTTTGTCAATTACCATGAATTATCCCTCCGGTATGATTACATTGCAGGTCCCGTGGGCGGTGTACACCTGGTTCTACCCCAAGGTTTGCCTTTAAATGAGGCTCATCATATAGCCCACTCCATTGAAGAGGAAATAATGGCCAATTACCCGGGAACGAAATTTAACGTAAAAATAGAGCCCTGCGCCGGGACCTGTACCGAATGCGCCCTGTTTTGCGATGATTAA
- a CDS encoding PGRP and LysM peptidoglycan-binding domain-containing protein, which yields MRYVVKPGDTLYIIAQRFGVTVADILAVNPQIRDPNLIFPGQVIIIPGKRPEIPPYYPGFPPMFPPGYWGWPPYIPGEYPVGWWPNVPPGYYPYMPSGGQWPQLPAEPGPGFGVLKRGSRGPEVKMLQERLAELGYYTGPIDGVFGRRTEMAVRAFQREKGFPETGIVEEVTWAALGL from the coding sequence GTGCGTTATGTTGTAAAGCCGGGCGATACGCTCTATATTATTGCCCAGCGTTTCGGGGTGACAGTAGCCGACATTCTGGCCGTTAATCCTCAAATTAGAGACCCTAACTTGATTTTCCCCGGCCAGGTAATAATTATTCCTGGCAAAAGGCCCGAAATTCCGCCTTATTACCCTGGGTTTCCGCCAATGTTTCCCCCGGGATATTGGGGGTGGCCGCCCTATATTCCCGGTGAATATCCTGTAGGTTGGTGGCCTAATGTACCTCCGGGATACTATCCATACATGCCTTCGGGTGGACAATGGCCCCAATTACCTGCTGAACCGGGTCCAGGCTTTGGGGTGTTAAAGAGAGGGAGCAGAGGCCCGGAAGTAAAAATGCTGCAGGAACGCCTGGCAGAACTTGGTTACTATACAGGACCTATAGACGGGGTATTCGGTAGGCGGACCGAAATGGCTGTAAGGGCTTTTCAGAGGGAAAAAGGGTTCCCGGAAACAGGCATCGTTGAAGAAGTAACTTGGGCAGCGTTAGGCTTATAA
- a CDS encoding bifunctional 5,10-methylenetetrahydrofolate dehydrogenase/5,10-methenyltetrahydrofolate cyclohydrolase — translation MPAQILKGKPLADKIKEQTRKEVEELKQKGIEPFLVAVQVGENAASKFYTDNQRKNAEQLGIKYELRELPAETTQEELIKYIEDLNNDDKVSGIILQMPLPPHIEAREVQWKIAFEKDIEGVTPHNMGLVSFGKPRLAPCTAVGAYELVKSTGIDLTGKEVVVVGHSDIVGKPAALLHLNDLGTVTVCHIGTAKAGKTPEHVARADVLIVAVGVPGLIKGEWIKPGAIVIDIGINEVDGKIVGDVEFDKAVERAGIITPVPGGAGTMTTAILLRNVVEAAKWQAEKR, via the coding sequence ATGCCTGCACAAATTTTAAAAGGCAAACCATTAGCGGACAAAATTAAAGAGCAGACCAGGAAGGAAGTTGAGGAACTGAAACAGAAAGGTATTGAGCCTTTCCTTGTAGCGGTTCAGGTTGGTGAAAATGCTGCTTCCAAGTTTTACACCGATAACCAGCGAAAAAACGCAGAGCAGCTTGGTATCAAGTATGAATTAAGGGAACTGCCTGCCGAAACTACTCAGGAAGAACTTATCAAATACATAGAAGACCTGAACAACGATGACAAGGTTTCCGGCATAATTCTGCAAATGCCTCTGCCGCCGCACATTGAAGCCAGAGAGGTGCAGTGGAAAATAGCTTTTGAGAAAGATATCGAGGGTGTTACACCGCATAACATGGGACTTGTTTCTTTCGGTAAGCCCCGGCTTGCTCCGTGTACGGCCGTAGGTGCTTACGAGCTTGTCAAGTCAACGGGCATCGACCTAACCGGTAAAGAGGTAGTTGTTGTGGGACACAGTGATATTGTTGGTAAACCGGCAGCCCTGCTTCACCTGAATGACCTGGGGACAGTTACCGTATGCCATATCGGTACTGCTAAAGCCGGAAAAACCCCTGAACATGTGGCTAGGGCTGACGTACTTATAGTTGCCGTCGGCGTACCCGGATTAATTAAGGGCGAATGGATTAAACCCGGCGCCATTGTTATTGATATTGGAATTAACGAGGTAGACGGCAAGATAGTTGGAGACGTGGAATTTGACAAGGCTGTCGAAAGAGCAGGTATTATTACTCCTGTTCCCGGTGGCGCCGGTACAATGACTACTGCTATTCTGCTGAGAAACGTGGTGGAAGCCGCCAAGTGGCAGGCTGAAAAAAGATAG
- a CDS encoding sulfide/dihydroorotate dehydrogenase-like FAD/NAD-binding protein: protein MYRILQKRSLATGIHMYEISAPEIAAKALPGQFIILRVDEWGERIPLTIFDFDRKSGSIKIIFQEVGFTTKRLACLKQGDFITDIAGPLGMPSHIKKYGRVIAIGGGVGAAPIFPIVRALKEAGNEVISIIGAKSAETLILQDVMNNVSDRLIICTDDGSVGEKGFVTEVLQKQLTGEKPDLVMAIGPLPMMQAVSELTASYAVKTLVSLNPIMVDGTGMCGACRVKIGEETKFACVEGPEFDGHLVDWETLIRRSTMYAKEQELILGEKVRSGGGCGCHS from the coding sequence ATGTATAGGATTCTACAGAAACGCTCCCTGGCTACCGGTATCCACATGTATGAAATATCGGCGCCGGAAATTGCAGCCAAAGCGCTACCGGGACAGTTTATCATTCTGAGAGTGGACGAATGGGGAGAACGTATTCCCCTGACTATATTTGATTTTGACCGCAAATCGGGCAGTATTAAAATTATTTTTCAGGAAGTGGGTTTCACTACAAAAAGACTGGCCTGCCTGAAACAGGGTGATTTTATCACTGATATAGCCGGCCCCCTGGGCATGCCCAGCCATATCAAAAAGTACGGACGGGTAATTGCTATAGGCGGTGGTGTGGGTGCAGCGCCCATTTTCCCTATTGTTCGTGCTCTGAAGGAGGCGGGGAACGAAGTTATTTCAATTATCGGTGCGAAATCAGCCGAGACTTTGATTTTGCAGGACGTTATGAATAATGTCAGTGACCGGCTGATTATTTGTACTGATGACGGTTCCGTCGGCGAAAAGGGGTTTGTTACAGAGGTACTGCAGAAACAATTGACAGGTGAAAAACCGGACCTGGTGATGGCCATAGGACCCCTGCCGATGATGCAGGCGGTCAGTGAGTTAACGGCTTCTTATGCTGTAAAAACGCTGGTTAGCCTAAACCCGATTATGGTGGATGGAACAGGAATGTGTGGAGCCTGCCGGGTAAAAATAGGAGAGGAGACCAAGTTTGCTTGTGTTGAGGGACCGGAGTTTGACGGACACCTGGTTGATTGGGAAACCCTGATCAGGCGGTCCACAATGTATGCCAAAGAACAAGAGCTAATTCTCGGTGAGAAGGTCCGTTCAGGAGGTGGCTGCGGATGTCATTCATAA
- the gltA gene encoding NADPH-dependent glutamate synthase, which translates to MSFITAKHPMPEQDPRERIKNFKEVALGYDQETAVAEANRCLQCKGAPCQKGCPVGVEIPAFIKLIKEGDFIAAGNKIKERNNLPAVCGRVCPQENQCEKQCVLGKRGEPVGIGRLERFAADFGAAFDRTAQHLSRQLTGKKVAVIGSGPAGLTAAGDLAKLGYRVTVFEALHVPGGVLAYGIPEFRLPKDIVKREVDYLKSLGVEIKTNMIIGKTFTIDELFTDGFQAIFVATGAGLPYFMNIPGENLNGVFSANEFLTRTNLMKAYMFPEYHTPVHIGAKVAVIGAGNVAMDSARTALRLGAQKVTVVYRRSEKEMPARLEEIKHAQEEGVEFLFLTSPVKLIGDKEGWVKNMQCIRYELGEPDASGRRKPVAVPGSEFNVEVDTVIMAIGQGPNPLITQTTDGLMSNARGNIIVDERGQTTRLGVFAGGDIVTGAATVILAMGAGKQAAISIDQYLRDK; encoded by the coding sequence ATGTCATTCATAACTGCTAAACACCCCATGCCTGAACAGGATCCACGGGAAAGGATTAAGAATTTCAAAGAAGTTGCTCTTGGTTACGATCAGGAAACGGCTGTTGCCGAAGCCAACCGGTGCCTACAGTGCAAAGGTGCTCCCTGCCAAAAAGGGTGTCCTGTCGGAGTGGAGATCCCTGCCTTTATTAAGTTGATTAAAGAAGGAGATTTTATCGCTGCCGGTAATAAAATTAAAGAACGTAATAACCTGCCGGCTGTTTGCGGTCGGGTATGTCCACAAGAAAACCAGTGTGAAAAGCAGTGTGTGCTGGGTAAAAGAGGAGAGCCTGTCGGCATAGGCAGGTTAGAAAGGTTTGCCGCCGATTTTGGTGCAGCTTTTGACAGGACAGCGCAGCACTTAAGCCGGCAATTAACCGGTAAGAAAGTAGCTGTAATCGGTTCGGGACCTGCGGGATTGACAGCGGCCGGGGATTTGGCCAAACTTGGCTATCGGGTTACCGTTTTTGAAGCCCTGCATGTTCCCGGCGGCGTTCTTGCCTACGGCATTCCGGAGTTTCGCCTGCCGAAAGACATTGTCAAAAGAGAAGTGGACTACCTGAAAAGTCTAGGTGTGGAAATAAAAACAAATATGATTATAGGGAAGACTTTTACCATAGACGAATTATTTACAGACGGTTTCCAAGCAATATTTGTCGCAACTGGGGCAGGGCTGCCTTACTTCATGAACATCCCGGGTGAAAACCTGAATGGGGTCTTTTCGGCCAACGAGTTTTTAACGCGGACCAATCTCATGAAGGCATACATGTTTCCGGAATACCATACGCCGGTCCATATCGGTGCAAAAGTAGCAGTCATCGGAGCAGGAAACGTAGCTATGGATTCGGCCCGGACAGCCCTTCGGCTGGGAGCGCAAAAAGTAACTGTTGTTTACCGCCGTTCGGAGAAGGAAATGCCTGCCCGGCTGGAAGAAATAAAGCATGCCCAGGAAGAAGGCGTGGAGTTTCTTTTCCTGACCAGCCCCGTCAAACTTATTGGGGATAAAGAAGGTTGGGTGAAGAATATGCAATGTATCAGGTATGAACTTGGTGAACCCGATGCCTCGGGTCGGAGAAAACCGGTGGCGGTCCCCGGATCGGAATTTAATGTTGAGGTGGATACGGTTATCATGGCTATCGGCCAGGGGCCCAACCCATTAATAACACAAACGACTGATGGGCTTATGTCGAATGCCCGGGGAAACATTATCGTGGACGAGCGGGGCCAAACTACTCGTTTGGGTGTTTTTGCCGGCGGCGACATCGTTACAGGGGCGGCCACAGTTATTCTTGCTATGGGGGCAGGCAAACAGGCGGCCATATCTATTGACCAGTATTTAAGGGACAAATAA
- a CDS encoding bifunctional 5,10-methylenetetrahydrofolate dehydrogenase/5,10-methenyltetrahydrofolate cyclohydrolase: protein MPAQILDGKKLSNEIKEGLKAEVEALKAKGVVPTIGMLLVGDDEASALYVGLKAKAATAIGGEGKTFKLPEDVTFEEIMELIDKLNNDPSIHGILVQLPLPKHLHDKEKAILDAINPEKDVDGFHPTSIGNLVIGDDGFVGCTAFACMKLLELTGQDLKGKHAVVVGHSIEVGKPVSMLLFAKGCVVTIVHPDDPKLTEYTKQGDVLILEMAKPKFVTGDMVKPGAIVIDTGSNWVDGKQVGDADKESVEQVAGWLSPSPGGVGPMIIAMLMYNLVKAAQQQSA from the coding sequence ATGCCAGCTCAAATTCTTGATGGGAAAAAGCTGTCCAACGAGATTAAAGAAGGCTTGAAAGCAGAGGTAGAGGCTTTAAAAGCCAAAGGCGTTGTACCGACCATTGGTATGTTGTTGGTTGGAGATGATGAAGCATCCGCCCTATACGTGGGGTTAAAGGCTAAAGCTGCCACGGCTATCGGCGGAGAGGGAAAAACATTCAAATTACCTGAAGATGTGACTTTTGAAGAGATTATGGAATTAATTGATAAGTTGAACAATGACCCGTCAATTCACGGCATCCTGGTGCAACTGCCTTTGCCCAAGCACTTGCATGACAAAGAAAAAGCAATACTTGACGCTATTAATCCCGAAAAAGACGTAGACGGTTTCCATCCTACCAGTATTGGTAACCTGGTTATTGGAGACGACGGTTTTGTAGGTTGTACGGCCTTTGCTTGTATGAAACTGCTTGAGCTTACCGGTCAGGATTTAAAAGGCAAACATGCCGTTGTGGTAGGTCACAGTATTGAAGTGGGTAAACCGGTAAGTATGCTCTTGTTTGCCAAGGGATGCGTAGTAACCATTGTCCATCCAGATGATCCGAAGCTTACGGAATATACCAAGCAGGGCGATGTCTTGATTCTTGAGATGGCGAAACCTAAATTCGTTACCGGCGATATGGTAAAACCGGGCGCTATTGTAATTGATACCGGATCTAACTGGGTTGACGGTAAACAGGTCGGCGATGCGGACAAAGAGAGCGTGGAGCAGGTAGCAGGTTGGTTGAGCCCGTCTCCCGGCGGCGTAGGGCCTATGATCATCGCTATGCTCATGTATAACCTGGTCAAAGCCGCTCAACAACAAAGTGCATAA